TGGGTGTGATATTATTAAATACAAAATCAATTCCGGCATATTTTCTTCTGTTGAGGGCAAGCTTAACAATTTTTAAACCTTTTTCTTTCGCGATTTGTTTGGCGGTTTCAATCATAAAATTATTATTATTTAACTGATATATTAACAAATATTTGTCATTGATTTTTCGCTTTTCAATAAGTTTGCCCCATTCATCTCTGTTAAGCAAAAGGGTCGGGTCAACTACATGAACGCCATCAGTTCTACCAAGTCTGTCCAATATTTTTAAGGCACTGTTCTCTCTAACGGAAATAGCATTATATTTGCTTATTAATTTATTTATCGGCTGTATTTCCTCCATTCCTAGTTCAGTTCTGCCAAAGCTGGCCGCATAAGCTATTCTGGGTTTTCCCTGGGGAGCAAAATCCACAAAATATGCCGGATCAACTTCACCGTTATAATTACTATTCCAAACTTGGTCGCTGCCGGTAATATAAACATCGGCTTCGGGTAAATGCTGCTTTATATCGGCAAAGGTATGGTACTGCATATCTGTAAGCTTAATATATTTTGCGACATAGCTGTCAAAAATTAATTTTCTTATCAACTTCTTAGGAAAAACCGCCGTATTGTACAACAAAGCATACATTATATTATTTTTGCCTTTTGGATTCTTACTCCAAAAATATTGTGCATTGGAAAATCGGTTCGGCTTATAATCCACCACCTTAACAGCGTGGCCTAATTTTTCTAAATACTCTTGCAGTGCATAAGTCTGTAAAAAAGAACCGTAATTTAGTACCCTATGAAGAGTAATCATGCTAATATTCATTAAGTCACCTCTAACCTACCTAACATTTTTAAAAATATATGATTCAAATTTCATCTTGAGCTTATAAGTTTATACTTCAATTTATGGTGTTCCGTAAATCCCCCCTTGTTGGATATCCATTAAAATCAATTAGCACAACTTTCTCTCTAGCGAAAATTCCCGTTGATAAATACAAAATCACCAATACATAATAATACTAATTTTCAATTCGTATACGCCTAACTCTAACCTTATTCAATATTTTTATAATATATGTTTTTAAATAGTACAAAGTAAATAGAAC
This window of the Methylomusa anaerophila genome carries:
- a CDS encoding polysaccharide pyruvyl transferase family protein — protein: MNISMITLHRVLNYGSFLQTYALQEYLEKLGHAVKVVDYKPNRFSNAQYFWSKNPKGKNNIMYALLYNTAVFPKKLIRKLIFDSYVAKYIKLTDMQYHTFADIKQHLPEADVYITGSDQVWNSNYNGEVDPAYFVDFAPQGKPRIAYAASFGRTELGMEEIQPINKLISKYNAISVRENSALKILDRLGRTDGVHVVDPTLLLNRDEWGKLIEKRKINDKYLLIYQLNNNNFMIETAKQIAKEKGLKIVKLALNRRKYAGIDFVFNNITPSDFLSLFAFADFVVTDSFHGSAFSINFNKELIVIPPEKYGTRLISLLETMGLPERVIYKNFDLRIIAEPIDYSLVNEKLQAERRKASDFLSSYIK